A genomic region of Pseudomonas abietaniphila contains the following coding sequences:
- a CDS encoding YncE family protein translates to MHFPRFPMALLTGALLTASMPGFAGQIPGKASARDIPVSHQDRLYAAEQFSNTVSVTDPVNNKLLGVISLGDPQPGNLSPLYKGEVLVHGMGFSPDHKTLAVVSIGTNSVSFIDTQTNTVKHKTYVGRAPHEAFFTPNGKEVWVTVRGEDYVSVIDAKTFEEKTRIKTPAGPGMQIFSPDGKYGYVCSSFNPETVVVSVADHKIVGHVPQASPFCPNIAASADGKQVWFTLKDVGKAQVFEATPPFKLIKTLDIGPIANHVNLVNNANGSFAYITVGGLNQVQVYRTDTFEKVATIPVGNLPHGIWPSGDGSRIYVGLENADAFAVIDTLSNKVIANIPIGQAPQAIAYVPNAVEKGDGTDNLKPLGVAGQAAHLSLNAVGKPADQAPTSVTLFSQGLTQVLQAAVTGLEPKQPYTLALADKPDGSGNLQPLSAFMTNPAGSAIVNTIGPIRQIVQNDTPEQRRYLVVVAGKPDQLGALAQVQAQ, encoded by the coding sequence ATGCACTTCCCTCGCTTTCCCATGGCGCTGCTGACCGGCGCATTGTTGACCGCTTCGATGCCCGGTTTTGCCGGACAGATCCCCGGCAAAGCCTCGGCCAGGGACATTCCCGTCTCTCATCAGGATCGCCTGTATGCAGCCGAGCAGTTCTCCAATACCGTGTCGGTCACCGATCCGGTGAACAACAAACTGCTTGGGGTGATCAGCCTCGGCGATCCGCAGCCGGGTAACCTGAGCCCACTTTACAAAGGCGAAGTGCTGGTGCACGGAATGGGCTTCTCGCCCGACCACAAGACACTGGCGGTAGTGTCCATCGGCACCAACTCGGTGTCATTCATCGACACGCAAACCAATACCGTCAAGCACAAGACCTATGTTGGGCGTGCACCTCATGAAGCGTTTTTCACGCCCAATGGAAAAGAGGTGTGGGTGACGGTTCGCGGCGAGGACTATGTGTCGGTGATCGACGCCAAGACCTTCGAGGAAAAGACCCGCATCAAGACACCGGCCGGTCCCGGCATGCAGATTTTCTCGCCGGACGGCAAATACGGTTACGTCTGCTCGTCGTTCAACCCGGAGACCGTAGTGGTGTCGGTGGCGGATCACAAGATCGTTGGCCACGTGCCTCAGGCCAGCCCGTTCTGCCCGAACATCGCCGCGTCAGCCGATGGCAAGCAGGTCTGGTTCACGCTGAAGGATGTCGGCAAAGCGCAGGTGTTTGAAGCCACACCTCCGTTCAAGCTGATCAAGACGCTGGACATCGGGCCGATTGCCAACCACGTCAACCTGGTCAACAACGCTAATGGCTCGTTCGCCTACATCACCGTGGGCGGGCTGAATCAGGTGCAGGTCTATCGCACCGACACTTTTGAGAAAGTCGCGACGATCCCGGTCGGCAACCTGCCTCACGGCATCTGGCCGTCGGGTGACGGCAGCCGTATCTATGTGGGCCTGGAAAACGCCGATGCGTTTGCAGTGATCGACACGTTGAGCAACAAGGTGATCGCCAACATCCCGATTGGCCAAGCGCCGCAAGCGATTGCCTATGTGCCCAATGCGGTGGAAAAAGGTGACGGTACCGATAACCTCAAGCCGCTGGGCGTGGCCGGGCAAGCGGCGCACCTGAGTTTGAACGCTGTTGGCAAGCCTGCGGATCAGGCACCCACCAGTGTCACGCTGTTCAGTCAGGGCCTGACACAAGTGCTGCAAGCGGCAGTGACGGGTCTTGAACCCAAGCAGCCTTACACCCTGGCGCTGGCGGACAAGCCGGATGGCAGTGGCAACCTGCAGCCGTTGTCAGCGTTCATGACCAATCCGGCGGGGTCGGCCATCGTCAACACCATCGGCCCGATCCGCCAGATCGTGCAGAACGACACGCCCGAGCAGCGGCGTTATCTGGTGGTGGTAGCGGGCAAGCCGGATCAATTGGGCGCACTGGCGCAGGTTCAAGCGCAGTAA
- a CDS encoding DUF305 domain-containing protein: protein MSRLTRHSLRYGVALLLVSAVSVAMGHEGHEHGNTPDPVSAEAPFLSENAAAMETMMAGMDSKPTGDIDRDFVAMMSAHHQGAIDMAVTLLKYGHNEQLKRMAQEIIVEQQQEIAAMRLAIGDPLPPSVASPTQAPRATQP, encoded by the coding sequence ATGTCACGACTCACCCGCCATTCCCTGCGCTACGGCGTCGCACTGCTTCTGGTGAGCGCGGTGTCCGTTGCCATGGGTCACGAAGGCCACGAGCACGGGAACACACCCGACCCCGTGAGCGCCGAGGCTCCCTTCCTCAGCGAAAACGCTGCCGCCATGGAAACGATGATGGCCGGCATGGACAGCAAACCCACCGGCGACATCGACCGCGATTTCGTGGCGATGATGAGCGCCCATCACCAGGGCGCCATCGACATGGCCGTGACCCTGCTCAAGTACGGCCACAACGAACAGCTCAAACGCATGGCCCAGGAAATCATCGTCGAACAACAGCAGGAAATTGCCGCGATGCGCCTGGCCATCGGCGATCCGTTGCCGCCCTCTGTCGCCTCGCCGACCCAGGCACCGCGTGCGACACAGCCCTGA
- a CDS encoding LysR family transcriptional regulator → MNQSLDLQFFYLLAKQGSLAATARELGVTPPAVSKRLSALEARLGIRLVNRTTRSMSLTTEGELYFSHAARILTQIEEVEQLVSSSRATPKGLIRVNASLGFGRRYIGPALAAFFARYPEVEIQLEISDHPLDLATHGFDLGIRFGTLPDAAFHARKIASNRRLLCASPLYLEKNGVPTRLTDLQQHNCIFLRQNETPYGVWSFTNGGKTQNIKVRGALGCNDGEVALNWALEGYGILLRAEWDIARYVRSGRLRLVLEDQTPTRADVYAVYPQQLHLSARVRSLIDFLVERFKHIDHLGESASEIE, encoded by the coding sequence ATGAACCAGTCCCTGGATCTGCAGTTTTTCTACCTCCTCGCCAAACAAGGCAGCCTTGCCGCTACCGCGCGGGAGCTGGGGGTAACACCGCCTGCCGTGAGCAAGCGACTGAGCGCACTGGAAGCGCGGCTCGGTATTCGGCTGGTCAACCGCACCACGCGATCCATGAGCCTGACCACAGAGGGTGAGCTTTACTTTTCCCACGCGGCGCGAATCCTCACGCAGATCGAGGAAGTCGAGCAACTGGTGAGCAGCAGCCGAGCGACGCCCAAGGGCCTGATTCGCGTCAATGCGTCTTTGGGGTTCGGTCGCCGCTATATCGGCCCGGCGCTGGCGGCGTTTTTCGCGCGCTATCCGGAGGTGGAGATCCAGCTCGAAATCAGCGATCACCCACTGGACCTCGCCACCCATGGCTTCGATCTGGGCATCCGTTTCGGCACCCTGCCGGACGCCGCGTTTCATGCGCGCAAGATTGCCTCCAACCGACGCCTGTTGTGCGCCTCGCCGCTGTACCTTGAAAAGAACGGCGTGCCGACCCGCCTGACCGACCTGCAACAGCACAACTGCATTTTTTTGCGGCAAAACGAAACGCCTTACGGCGTGTGGAGTTTCACCAACGGCGGCAAGACGCAGAACATCAAGGTGCGCGGCGCGCTGGGGTGCAACGACGGTGAGGTCGCCCTGAACTGGGCACTGGAAGGCTACGGCATTCTGCTGCGAGCCGAGTGGGACATCGCCCGCTATGTCCGCAGCGGCCGCCTGCGACTGGTGCTCGAAGACCAGACCCCGACCCGTGCCGACGTCTATGCGGTGTACCCGCAGCAATTGCACTTGTCCGCCCGCGTGAGAAGCCTGATCGACTTCCTGGTCGAGCGCTTCAAGCACATCGACCATCTGGGGGAATCGGCTTCGGAGATCGAATAA
- a CDS encoding tartrate dehydrogenase, which produces MSAYKIAAIPGDGIGVEVIAAGVEVLQALSEKSGFALDFKHFDWNSDNYLKNGYYIPEGGLAELKTFDAIFFGAVGALNVPDHISLWGLRLPICQGFDQYANVRPARVLPGVKSPLHNGEQIDWVVVRENSEGEYSGNGGRVHRGLPEEVATEVSVFTRAGVERIHRFAFELAQSRPRKHLTMVTKSNAQRHGMVLWDEIFYEVAKDFPDVNVDKELVDAVTTRMVLKPSTLDVIVATNLHADILSDLAAALSGSLGIAPTANLNPSRQFPSMFEPIHGSAFDITGKGVANPIATFWTAAMMLEHLGEPAAAKQLMSAIEAVTESGVHTPDLGGTATTRQITDAVLALINR; this is translated from the coding sequence ATGAGCGCATACAAAATCGCAGCCATCCCAGGCGACGGCATTGGCGTCGAAGTCATTGCAGCCGGTGTCGAAGTGCTGCAGGCCTTGTCGGAAAAATCCGGCTTCGCGCTGGACTTCAAACACTTCGACTGGAACTCGGACAACTACCTGAAAAACGGCTACTACATTCCGGAAGGCGGTCTGGCTGAGCTCAAGACGTTCGACGCGATCTTCTTCGGCGCAGTCGGCGCCCTCAATGTGCCGGACCACATTTCCCTGTGGGGCCTGCGTCTGCCGATCTGCCAGGGCTTTGACCAATACGCCAACGTGCGCCCGGCACGGGTGCTGCCGGGGGTGAAAAGCCCGCTGCACAATGGCGAGCAGATTGACTGGGTGGTGGTGCGCGAGAACTCCGAAGGCGAGTATTCGGGCAACGGCGGGCGCGTACACCGTGGATTGCCGGAGGAGGTTGCCACCGAGGTGTCGGTCTTTACCCGGGCGGGTGTCGAGCGTATCCACCGTTTTGCGTTTGAACTGGCGCAAAGTCGCCCACGCAAGCACCTGACCATGGTCACCAAATCCAACGCCCAGCGTCATGGCATGGTCTTGTGGGACGAGATTTTCTACGAGGTCGCCAAGGACTTTCCTGACGTGAACGTCGACAAGGAACTGGTGGACGCAGTGACCACGCGCATGGTGCTCAAGCCGTCAACGCTGGACGTAATCGTCGCCACCAACCTGCACGCCGATATCCTTTCGGACCTCGCGGCGGCGTTGTCCGGCAGCCTGGGCATTGCACCGACGGCCAACCTCAACCCGTCACGTCAATTCCCGTCCATGTTCGAGCCGATTCACGGTTCGGCGTTCGACATCACCGGTAAGGGCGTTGCCAACCCGATTGCCACCTTCTGGACCGCAGCCATGATGCTGGAGCACTTGGGTGAGCCTGCTGCCGCCAAGCAGTTGATGTCGGCGATCGAGGCCGTGACTGAAAGCGGGGTGCACACGCCGGATCTGGGCGGTACGGCGACCACGCGGCAAATCACCGATGCCGTGCTGGCGCTGATCAACCGCTGA
- a CDS encoding dicarboxylate/amino acid:cation symporter: MKRILGKLYVQVLIAVILGAIVGVFVPETATALKPLGDAFIKLIKMLLAPVIFLTVVSGIARMESMKELGRVGFRALLYFEVVSTLALVVGLVVVDVFKPGAGMNIDAATLDTSSLATYTTAAKHASFMDFIMNIIPDTIVDAFAKGNVLQILLFSILLGVALAQVGPRGKVFVDALDSLMQGMFRIVNMVMRLAPIGAFGAIAFTIGKYGFGSLFSLGKLMACVYLTCAVFVIFVLGPICRYSGFSLWKFLRFIKEELFTVLGTSSSESVLPQMISKMEKAGVSKPVAGMIIPSGLTFNPDGQAIYYTIAAIFIAQATNTPLTLTDQLIVLAVLMFTSKGSAGVTGSGFIILAATLASLGTIPVAGMVLLLGVDRFMSEARAITNTIGNGVGTMAIAKWVGALDTDKMNRALNGEPEPEKAEPVAPEKPPASSASTAGLAPALGRLSRG; the protein is encoded by the coding sequence ATGAAAAGAATACTTGGCAAACTCTACGTACAAGTGCTCATCGCCGTCATTCTCGGCGCCATCGTCGGCGTGTTCGTCCCCGAAACCGCCACCGCGCTCAAACCCTTGGGCGACGCGTTCATCAAGCTGATCAAGATGTTGCTGGCACCGGTGATTTTCCTCACCGTCGTCTCGGGCATCGCCCGCATGGAAAGCATGAAAGAGCTCGGCCGCGTCGGCTTCCGCGCGCTGCTGTATTTCGAAGTCGTGTCGACCCTGGCGTTAGTGGTCGGGTTGGTCGTGGTCGACGTGTTCAAGCCGGGCGCCGGCATGAACATCGATGCCGCCACCCTCGACACCTCAAGCCTGGCGACTTACACCACCGCGGCCAAACACGCGTCGTTCATGGACTTCATCATGAACATCATTCCCGACACGATCGTCGATGCCTTCGCCAAGGGCAACGTGCTGCAGATTCTGCTGTTCTCGATCCTGCTGGGCGTCGCGCTGGCCCAGGTCGGGCCTCGCGGAAAAGTCTTTGTCGACGCGCTGGACAGCCTGATGCAGGGCATGTTTCGCATCGTCAACATGGTCATGCGTCTGGCACCGATCGGCGCATTCGGCGCCATTGCCTTCACCATTGGGAAGTATGGCTTCGGCTCGCTGTTCTCCCTCGGCAAACTCATGGCGTGTGTGTACCTGACGTGCGCGGTGTTCGTGATTTTTGTGCTCGGGCCCATCTGCCGTTACAGCGGTTTCAGCCTGTGGAAGTTCCTGCGATTCATCAAGGAAGAGCTGTTCACGGTGCTGGGCACCAGCTCATCGGAATCGGTGTTGCCGCAGATGATTTCGAAGATGGAGAAAGCCGGCGTGTCGAAACCGGTGGCCGGGATGATCATTCCCTCGGGCCTGACGTTCAACCCGGACGGTCAGGCGATCTACTACACCATCGCCGCGATTTTCATCGCGCAAGCCACCAACACACCACTGACCCTGACCGATCAATTGATCGTGCTGGCCGTGCTGATGTTTACCTCCAAAGGTTCGGCGGGCGTTACCGGCTCGGGTTTCATCATCCTGGCGGCCACCCTGGCATCGCTGGGCACCATTCCAGTGGCGGGGATGGTTCTGCTGCTCGGAGTCGATCGCTTCATGTCCGAGGCAAGGGCGATCACCAACACCATCGGTAACGGCGTAGGCACCATGGCCATCGCCAAATGGGTCGGCGCGCTGGACACGGACAAGATGAACAGGGCGCTCAACGGCGAGCCTGAACCGGAAAAGGCAGAGCCTGTCGCGCCCGAGAAACCGCCGGCTTCATCCGCGAGCACTGCCGGGTTGGCGCCGGCGCTTGGCCGCCTGTCTCGGGGCTAG
- a CDS encoding murein L,D-transpeptidase catalytic domain family protein: MAIKPFLLMMIASLCPALACAESGYGLSAALSRAAPDADPQVIELAVQSAQCRMSTSGTSTTKLAVIDYSRPSNEPRLWVFDLDTRTLLFHELVAHGRNSGENLATQFSNEPDSLASSIGLYSTRETYVGRNGYSLRMDGLEPGVNDRAFERDVVIHGADYVSNDFARANGRIGRSHGCPAVPTAAARPVIDTLKEGQLVFIYYPDAQWLNSSTFIHCTPATTLR; encoded by the coding sequence ATGGCAATCAAGCCGTTTTTACTGATGATGATAGCGTCGCTCTGCCCGGCGCTGGCCTGCGCGGAAAGCGGGTATGGATTGAGCGCCGCGTTAAGCCGTGCCGCGCCGGATGCTGATCCCCAGGTCATCGAACTGGCCGTGCAATCGGCGCAATGCCGGATGTCGACGTCCGGCACCTCCACCACAAAACTTGCGGTCATCGATTACTCGCGCCCCTCGAACGAGCCGCGGCTGTGGGTCTTCGACCTCGACACGCGCACCCTGCTCTTTCACGAACTGGTCGCCCATGGCCGCAACAGCGGCGAAAACCTGGCCACGCAGTTTTCCAACGAACCCGACAGCCTGGCCTCCAGCATCGGCCTCTACAGCACCCGCGAGACCTACGTGGGGCGCAACGGTTATTCGCTGCGCATGGACGGCCTGGAACCGGGGGTCAACGACCGGGCCTTCGAACGTGACGTGGTCATCCATGGTGCCGATTACGTCAGCAACGACTTCGCCCGCGCAAACGGGCGAATCGGCAGAAGCCATGGTTGTCCTGCGGTGCCGACGGCCGCTGCGAGGCCGGTGATCGACACCTTGAAGGAGGGTCAACTGGTGTTCATCTATTACCCGGACGCGCAATGGCTGAACTCATCGACGTTCATCCACTGCACGCCCGCAACAACGTTGCGCTAG
- a CDS encoding cell wall hydrolase: MAAFVGQSQAADTTPEPEAVVSKAQVLEEKAADKDGATPAVPKSEIITKSEAQAVDPEGAASVDDAIVCLSRTIYWEAKGGTDADMSAVANVVLNRLGHEGYPDTICGVVKQGSEKKACQFSWWCDGRSDQVKEDDRYAASKEIARKALNQQLTDSTKGAMYFHDRNVKPAWASEYIKTAETGKFLFYKPKDGKAK; encoded by the coding sequence ATGGCTGCGTTCGTTGGCCAGTCGCAGGCGGCTGACACGACCCCGGAGCCGGAGGCTGTGGTCAGCAAAGCGCAAGTGCTGGAAGAAAAAGCCGCTGACAAGGACGGTGCGACACCGGCCGTGCCCAAGAGCGAAATCATCACCAAGTCCGAAGCTCAGGCCGTTGACCCTGAGGGCGCGGCGTCGGTGGACGATGCCATCGTCTGCCTGTCACGCACGATCTATTGGGAAGCCAAGGGCGGTACCGATGCGGACATGTCGGCGGTGGCCAACGTCGTGCTCAACCGGTTGGGCCATGAGGGCTATCCGGACACGATCTGTGGCGTGGTCAAGCAGGGGTCGGAGAAGAAAGCCTGCCAGTTTTCCTGGTGGTGCGACGGGCGTTCCGATCAAGTGAAGGAAGACGATCGCTACGCCGCCTCCAAGGAAATCGCCCGCAAGGCCCTTAACCAGCAGCTCACCGACAGCACCAAGGGCGCGATGTACTTCCACGACCGCAACGTCAAACCCGCTTGGGCCAGCGAGTACATCAAGACGGCCGAAACCGGGAAGTTTCTGTTTTACAAACCGAAGGACGGGAAGGCGAAGTAG
- a CDS encoding CAP domain-containing protein has product MRLTSFSMGLAAFSWLVMFTGTAQASEETQLVQSINSFRSQAQPCANVVSQELPPLTADPRLNLPPTGSVDLQQVLARASYPMVTVQAISLSGPRDAPSAMKAIQESFCQVVLDPQFVDVGVSRNDRDWRIVLARPLLAGGLGNSQAEGQKILGLINTARSVPHQCGGQPFSAAAPLVWNDTLATAAEGHTRSMANNNYFDHKGRNGGTPGDRAELAGYLGQQIGENIAAGQDSARKVVEGWLASPGHCANLMNPDFRDLGAAYATDPKSDAGIYWTAMFGVKQ; this is encoded by the coding sequence ATGCGCCTTACATCATTTTCTATGGGTCTTGCCGCCTTTTCATGGCTGGTGATGTTCACCGGCACCGCGCAGGCCAGTGAAGAAACGCAACTGGTGCAGTCGATCAACAGCTTTCGCAGTCAAGCGCAGCCATGCGCCAACGTGGTGTCTCAGGAACTCCCTCCCCTGACCGCCGATCCACGCCTTAACCTGCCGCCCACCGGCAGCGTGGATCTGCAACAGGTGCTGGCTCGTGCGTCCTATCCCATGGTGACCGTGCAGGCGATCTCATTGTCCGGGCCGCGTGACGCGCCCTCGGCGATGAAGGCCATTCAGGAAAGCTTTTGTCAGGTGGTATTGGACCCGCAGTTTGTCGATGTGGGCGTCAGCCGCAATGATCGTGACTGGCGTATCGTGCTGGCGCGCCCCCTGCTGGCCGGTGGGCTGGGCAACTCCCAGGCCGAAGGGCAGAAAATACTCGGGCTGATCAATACTGCCCGCAGCGTGCCGCATCAGTGTGGCGGTCAACCGTTCTCGGCAGCCGCCCCGCTGGTCTGGAACGACACCCTGGCCACGGCCGCCGAGGGGCACACCCGGTCCATGGCCAACAACAATTATTTCGATCACAAAGGTCGCAACGGCGGCACGCCAGGCGATCGTGCGGAGCTCGCGGGTTATCTCGGGCAACAGATCGGTGAAAACATCGCGGCCGGGCAAGACAGCGCCCGCAAGGTGGTCGAAGGCTGGCTCGCCAGCCCCGGTCATTGCGCCAACCTGATGAACCCGGACTTCCGCGACCTCGGCGCCGCCTACGCGACCGACCCGAAAAGCGACGCCGGCATTTACTGGACCGCGATGTTTGGGGTGAAGCAATAA
- a CDS encoding peroxiredoxin-like family protein — protein MTLQAKLDAFKADFVAGKPPYNAPAPVHAIMKRATDELIASGQAQRTLKVGDKAPVFTLNDPDGNPVSSTDLLAKGPLVISFYRGVWCPYCNMELQALEEALPQYRELGANLVAISPQVQANSRKSVRQNHLTFPILSDVKSQVAEAFGLRFKLPDYLIDLYKGFGNDLPTFNDDAGWVLPMPGRFVIGQDGVIKYAEVNPDYTLRPEPTDLLPALRG, from the coding sequence ATGACCCTCCAAGCCAAACTCGACGCCTTCAAAGCTGACTTCGTTGCGGGCAAACCACCCTACAACGCGCCTGCACCGGTACACGCGATCATGAAGCGTGCCACCGACGAGCTCATCGCTTCCGGGCAGGCCCAACGCACCCTGAAAGTGGGTGACAAAGCGCCGGTCTTCACCCTCAACGATCCGGACGGTAACCCGGTCTCCTCCACTGATTTGCTGGCGAAAGGACCATTGGTGATCAGTTTTTACCGGGGTGTCTGGTGCCCGTACTGCAACATGGAGCTGCAAGCACTGGAAGAAGCCTTGCCTCAGTACCGTGAACTGGGCGCGAACCTGGTGGCAATCTCTCCGCAGGTTCAAGCCAACAGCCGCAAATCGGTGCGCCAGAACCACCTGACCTTCCCGATTCTCAGTGACGTCAAAAGTCAGGTGGCCGAGGCTTTCGGTCTGCGCTTCAAGCTGCCGGACTACCTGATCGACCTGTACAAAGGCTTCGGCAATGACCTGCCGACCTTCAACGACGACGCCGGTTGGGTACTGCCGATGCCGGGCCGTTTCGTGATCGGCCAGGACGGGGTGATCAAGTACGCCGAGGTCAATCCCGATTACACTCTGCGTCCAGAACCGACCGATCTGTTGCCGGCCTTGCGCGGCTGA
- a CDS encoding LysR family transcriptional regulator, with product MDRLAAMETFICAVETGSFSAAAKRLGVGQPAVSKSIASLEQTLGTRLLLRTTRGLTPTEAGQAYYDAARLTVDHANEADAAVRGVGVGLTGRLRISAATTFASLHVVPYLGPLLKQHPGLNIEVILDDRSVDLVEEGIDVSLRMGVLDDSSMTAKKIAQGRRRVIATPAYLACHGVPLHPWDLEEHQAVVYNRAGGGDTWLLRRGDETHSASVGGRLRVSAAEGVRAAVKANLGLAMASEWMFAPELASGEVVTVLDDWTLPPVDLWAVFPAGRMTSAKARVFVDYVAALLGQ from the coding sequence ATGGACCGTCTGGCCGCGATGGAAACCTTTATCTGTGCCGTGGAAACCGGGTCGTTCTCGGCTGCCGCCAAGCGCCTGGGCGTTGGGCAGCCCGCCGTGTCGAAATCCATCGCCTCGCTGGAGCAAACCCTGGGCACGCGCCTGCTGCTGCGCACCACCCGCGGGCTGACGCCGACCGAAGCCGGGCAGGCTTATTACGACGCCGCACGGCTCACGGTCGATCATGCCAACGAAGCCGATGCCGCGGTACGTGGAGTGGGGGTGGGGCTTACCGGGCGATTGAGGATCAGTGCCGCGACCACTTTCGCCAGCCTGCATGTGGTCCCCTATCTGGGGCCATTGCTCAAGCAGCATCCAGGGCTGAATATCGAGGTGATTCTCGATGATCGCAGTGTTGACCTGGTGGAAGAGGGCATCGACGTGTCGTTGCGCATGGGCGTGCTGGATGATTCGTCGATGACGGCAAAGAAGATCGCTCAAGGACGGCGACGGGTGATCGCCACGCCCGCGTATCTGGCGTGCCATGGGGTTCCTCTCCATCCATGGGATCTGGAGGAGCATCAGGCGGTGGTCTATAACCGCGCCGGGGGCGGCGATACCTGGCTGCTGCGCCGGGGTGACGAAACACACAGCGCATCGGTGGGCGGACGTTTGCGCGTGTCGGCTGCGGAGGGGGTGCGCGCGGCGGTGAAGGCCAACCTCGGGCTGGCGATGGCCTCGGAATGGATGTTCGCGCCGGAACTGGCGAGCGGCGAAGTGGTGACCGTGCTGGATGACTGGACGTTACCGCCCGTAGACTTGTGGGCGGTGTTCCCGGCCGGGCGCATGACCAGCGCCAAGGCCCGGGTCTTCGTGGATTACGTCGCCGCGTTGCTGGGCCAATGA
- a CDS encoding carbohydrate porin: protein MAASAPTMADDWLEQSTMTGDWDGSRSRLAAQGVKITGDYSGETVYNAHGGKQRGTRYSQNIKLGAQFDLGKLLDLESGGKIQLTINDRRGNDGSGDLVGNRLPVQENYGGLYTRLTELSYENTLFSPALNVKLGYMAMGNDLGGLSSGILCNFMNAGFCGHPLAMSGGSGWSNYPNAHLGAMAKYRFTPNFALQVAAFKVDAASNGQSSRAWDMAPKDSTGNILPIEAIYNVLGDMPGEYRVGYYYDTSDAPRIGTSKEVAGREGSYFLMDQAIWNSSDVSGRNVRVFGQFSNASAAAAPFRRWYSTGFALKKPFVSRPNDTVAIGYGRAVFNSRSRDVQENAALANGQDFPDLASGEGLVEMTYGAQIAPWLTLRPSVQYIIEPGAFYGEDIDNTLIVGLQVKATL from the coding sequence ATGGCAGCCTCCGCGCCGACCATGGCCGATGACTGGCTGGAGCAGTCGACGATGACAGGTGACTGGGATGGCAGCCGCAGCCGACTGGCCGCGCAGGGCGTGAAAATCACCGGCGACTACAGCGGGGAGACGGTCTACAACGCCCACGGCGGCAAACAGCGCGGAACCCGCTATTCACAGAACATCAAGCTGGGTGCGCAGTTCGATCTCGGCAAACTGCTGGATCTGGAAAGCGGCGGCAAAATACAGTTGACCATCAACGACCGGCGCGGCAACGACGGCTCCGGCGATCTGGTGGGCAACCGGCTGCCAGTACAGGAAAACTACGGTGGCCTGTACACGCGGCTGACCGAGCTTAGCTACGAAAACACCCTCTTCAGCCCGGCACTGAACGTCAAGCTGGGTTATATGGCGATGGGCAATGACCTGGGCGGCCTGAGCAGCGGGATTCTGTGCAACTTCATGAACGCCGGTTTTTGCGGTCATCCACTGGCGATGTCCGGCGGCAGCGGCTGGAGCAACTATCCCAACGCCCATTTGGGCGCCATGGCCAAGTATCGCTTCACACCGAACTTCGCATTGCAGGTCGCTGCCTTCAAGGTCGACGCCGCCAGCAACGGCCAATCCAGTCGCGCCTGGGACATGGCGCCTAAAGACAGCACGGGCAACATTCTGCCCATCGAAGCGATCTACAACGTGCTCGGCGACATGCCCGGCGAGTATCGCGTCGGCTATTACTACGACACGTCCGACGCCCCGCGCATCGGCACGAGCAAGGAAGTCGCAGGCCGTGAGGGCTCGTATTTCCTCATGGACCAGGCGATCTGGAATTCAAGCGATGTCAGCGGCCGCAACGTCCGCGTGTTCGGTCAGTTCTCCAACGCCAGCGCTGCAGCCGCGCCGTTCCGTCGCTGGTATTCGACCGGCTTTGCTCTGAAGAAACCGTTCGTGTCCCGTCCCAACGACACCGTCGCCATCGGTTACGGTCGTGCGGTCTTCAACTCGCGCAGCCGGGACGTGCAGGAAAACGCAGCGCTGGCCAACGGTCAGGACTTCCCGGACCTGGCCAGCGGCGAAGGTCTGGTGGAGATGACGTACGGCGCACAGATCGCGCCATGGCTGACACTGCGCCCATCGGTGCAGTACATCATTGAACCGGGTGCGTTCTATGGTGAAGACATCGACAACACCCTGATCGTCGGCTTGCAGGTCAAAGCGACGCTGTGA